Genomic segment of Oncorhynchus tshawytscha isolate Ot180627B linkage group LG13, Otsh_v2.0, whole genome shotgun sequence:
ggaacattgctgtgggaacttgcttccattcagccaggaGCATTactgaggtcaggcactgatgttgggcgactaggcctggctcgcagtcggcgtcccaattcatcccaaaggtgttcaatggggttgaggtcagagctctgtgcagacCAGAAGTTCTTTCTCACCGATTTCGACAAACCATTTGTGTATGGACCTCAATttatgcacaggggcattgtcatgctgaaaaaggaaaGGGGCTTCCccgaactgttgccacaaagttggaagcacactcctctagaatgtcattgtacactgtagcgttaagatttcctttcattggaactaaggggccaagctCAAACAATAAAGCatccccagatcattattcctccttccaccaaactttacagttggcactatgcattggggcagatgGTTTTCCTGGcagccgccaaacccagatttgtccatcagcCTGCCAGGTGGTGAAGAGCATTGTCTGGAGTGATGGACTCGAGTGGAAACGTGATTCAATGGTGccgagctttacaccacaccaACTAACGCTTGgcgttgcgcatggtgatcttcaGGTGTGTGCGGCTGCTAGGCCTTgaaaaccaatttcatgaagctcccaacgaacgtTTATTGTGCTGAAATTGCTTCGAGGCaatttggaacttggtagtgagtgttgcaacagactattttacgcgcttcagcacttgggttcccattctgtgagcttatgtggcctaccacttcgcggctgagacgTTATTgcccctagacgtttccacttcacaacaaccGCACttgcagctctaacagggcagaaatgaCGAACGACTTGttaaagtggcatcctatgacagtgctacattaagtcactgagctcttcagtaaggccattctactgccaatgtttgtctatggagattgcatggcagtgtgctcgcttttatacacctgtcagcaatgggtgtggctgaaatggccgaTTCCACTAATTGGGTGTACACgtacttttgtgtgtgtattgtgtggaACATGACACCCAAGCAGTTGAGTCATTTGGTTGGATTGTGGAGATCCACTCACATTCAATGGAAGTTTGgtgggattttttttgttgaacAGGAGTGGCACTTTGTAACCCGAGTCTGAACTCATCTGCGATGGGGTGTAACCGAAACCAGTGTTttgggggggaggaggagcaggctTCTGAATGGTGCTTTTACAACCTTTCTAAGCAACCCAACGTTCCTTGGTTCAATCAAATTGCTTAAATGATTTTTGTCCACCAGACATTGATAATTGAAGATCATACCATGTTTTCCTGCTTTCATGGAAAggcatacatttttggggggttgacGTGCACACACTGGTATATACGTACACTGTTTTTGTTTACTTTGTCACAACTTGATGGCCAGGTTTTGAACTCCTAAGGTACTGCGTGTGTTTCTGGGAGGGTTATTTGAATAAGTCAACTTGCTTAGGGACTTGCAACTAATTTGTTGAATTTATGGTTATTGCGGTCATTCAGTTCATTCTGTAGTTTCCGGCAGATCATTCCTCCTCTGCCCCCTAAAACCACTAAACTACTTGTTTATAAAAGTAGGGTAGTTCCCTGACCCGATTTTGCTCTGTTTTGGAGTAGCGCTTACTGGGAAGCAGCCATTTCGTCTGTCCCCATCAAAAGCTACAGAACTTTGTTTTGAGTAGTGAACAAATATTCAAACAACCATGCCCTTCTATGATTAACCATAATGGTACCTACGCAGGTTGGGCCCTTCATCCACTTAAGTGTACAAAACCGGGTGGGAGTCGTCGACTAAACCGCTGTTTGGCCCATGTTAACAGACTGTCTCAATGATGCATCAACACGCATTAGGTCATCTACAAGAATGTTTCCTTGAACATGATGATTTGTAGAATGGCATGGTCATTTATTGCTTGGTTTTTATTTTTCCTGCTTTCTCATCCCAGGCCAGGCTCTGCAGTGCTTCAACTGTGAGCTCTGTATCTTCAACGTGTTCCAGACCAAAGTCACCTGCGGTGCTGACGAGCAATGTTTCAACGGTGTCGGAAAAGCAGGTAAGGACCAAAGGACTGGCTGACACAGGTCATTGGTGTCTTCCATTGtaatcatttagcagatgctcttatccagcgTGACTTAGTGCGTTCAACATTCATATAGCAGTCATTGCAAGTAAGGACTTTCCTCAATAAGTAGCTTACAGTATCAGCGAAATTGGTAAAAGACAAGTGCAAGTTTGCTACAAAGACCAGTACAACAgtaagtttattttttattttattgtgtgtTTTTGCACCTTTTTAAGAGCCTCTGTCCTCTTCAGAAGCCAACAAGGAAGGAAGACAACCTGCTACCATCCCTTTGCAGATGCTAAAATTTCACTTGTCAGCTTTCTGCCTTGGGGCAAAAAGCTTATGGAAAACCACTTACGATTCCTAGTTTGTTGGTTTATGCGCCGCTTGGCACGACGATGCCCAAGTAAATAAGTCAAGAGGCACCACATTATTTATGTCTTTTCATCCACAGCTCATGTTTTGGAAATCAAGACAAAAGGCTGCCTGAAAATGAACGACTGCAACAAGGTGTCTACAACCAAGTTCCCTTCCATTTCCAACGTCACAGTCTACAGCGTAAACAAGACATGCTGTAGCTCGGACCTGTGTAACGCTGCCCCGGGCCAGCCCCGAATGAGAATCCTGCACCTGGCCCTCGCCACCACCTTCATGACCAAAGTCCTAGTgtaaggggggaggggggttgatACGCATGTAGGTTGATGGTTCACACATGCCAACATTAGCAGCAATCTGTCCATGTATAGAATTCCTGCATTATCTTATATAATTTAGGCCAAGGAGGAAACATTTAGTGTATCATACCATCTAAACTTCAATTATTTCCACTAAAAAAATAGATTTGTCCTTGATGCCTCTGGAAATCTCTAAATTAGTTTTATTGCTCACTTGGAAATGCAGTCAGATTAGCATTTCCCTGACCCTCATTCCGTTGCACTTACACACCACGAAAAACATTAAATTAAATGGAATGCTCACATACAATAGACAACTTTTCATCAACTTAATTGAGCAGATGCCTTCTGGCACTTTAGTAGGATGAAGCGCTTCAGTCATTATACTGTATAACCAATGAATGTGTATACTGACTGATTCTTTCATCTTCAATAGGGAGCTCTGCTAACAAAGACCATATTTACCAACTTTGGTGTTGGTTATACCTGCTTGTACAGTAGGTGTCATGGGTGATGGACTGCATTCAGTGCTGTCCCAATTGCCATGCTCTCTTATACAGTATCCTTGAGGCCAATGTATACATTAAAGGTTAAGTACATGCCATTTCGGTCAATGTTAATTTCAGATGAATGCTAATTTCAAAACACTTTCAATTTGATGTATAATGTTAATGAGCCGATTATCCAGCCACTTGGTGTTGGGGAGCTCCACTGATCACCCAAATTACAATTAATAATGCAATTGCTACATGACCATGTTTCCCCCATTGATGACCTAGACCAAAGGAGGGCCAGTTGCTAAACTAGTCTCTGTCCCTAGAAAGGGCAAACAATGTGGTTAATCTTGTTTTGACCGGGAATTGTATCTTTGTCTACCCTGCATATTCCGTTTTGCCTAAAGTAATACTTGTATTTGTATGGCAATATTAGAATGTAGGTGTAGATAATTAAATCAAGCTTTATAAATGCTATTTTTATTAATAGGATTTTCTAGGTTAATTAGAAATTTGTCAAACTTACTTGTTTAGGAAGAACTGTGTACTAATTTGATGTTGTACTAACTAAATTGCTTGACTGGTTAGCTAAAtatgaaacattttattttgaaaacatatttttaaactgtaaatgtgtatactgtatgtgattgCTGGGTGACTGCAAAAATAAATGATTAAAGCTTCTACAAAATCTCTTACCACCTTAGTTCTTTGCTTTTGTCTATCGGCGTCATGACTTATCCACGCCCAAACAAACCCTTCACGCCAGTTCTGTGTAACAGCTGGCGGAAGTGCACTAAACCTTTCATATTTCTATTTTAACACTCGTTACATTTGAAAGTATGAAAACGAACCATGCGTCAACATCACATGTGGCAACCACAGTATTTTGCATTACAATATTAAATCTGACAAATGGGAAATGGCTCACATATTAACCATTTTAGCTTTAATGGTAAAATGTAGTAGTggctttttaaaatctttttcaATTACTATTCATGCTTAGCCCTGCCAATCAGATGAGCCCCAGCTGTCCTTGTCACGCATGCTCATGTTTTTATTCTCTTCACGAAAGGCAAACTCATCATACTTATCATTCCATGGCTTGACACAAGATAATTGACCCCATTCTTGTAaagatgttaaaaaaaaaaattaccttGTTGATTTTAAAGCTTGTGAAGCTGGTATTTTTTTGCAGGGGTCTTGTCCTCTGCATTAGGAACCTTCGGTGAGGTTTAAaagcggttggcatccaatattaATAGTGCATTTCCAGCCACCAATGAATTGTACTGGAGTATAAGTGTTTTATACTTTGTTACAAAAAGGGGAAATAAAAAATGACCCTGCCAACTAACCTTGTACTCAAACCCACCACCACAGTCCACTATTTTGATCCTACACCAGGTTGACGCCCTAGGAGGATGAGACACTACCatttaacacaccctgtaactcttctgcagtaaaatctcataaacccaagtacttctctgcagctgccaacTTTTCTCTGCTTTACATTCCATTTCTGCAGTACAGTTAACCATGCCAATGGACGCTAAAAAGCCAACCTTCCTGAAGCATATTTCATTTGGGCAAAAGTTTACTACACACCTGGAGCCTCTTAGGATCCCAcacccttgacccatcttcctgtACTTCACTGTCTCAGCAAACACCTTCTGTACAAATCTGACCCTGGCAACCTCCACCTGCTTCTCTTGCACTTCTGATCCCCAGCATGGGCACCCATACAGTTAAAACACACGGCTTCTTTCACCAATACTTCATAATCCCTTGTCCCATACCCTCCTGCACACCtctcacatctaggaatctccctcctacacactgctgaaACAACCATAAGCTTGGCACCTGAAACACTCGCTGGCAGGTGTCAAACACTGGGAACCTTCATTAGTTGATACAGCTACCACAGTAATCattcactcctttcaatggcaccCTGTTCATGAGAGCAAAGCGAGAACAGGTCTCATTCGCGTGGCGCCTGCTCCCTCTGGAAGGAAGAAACGATCACAGGTCCACTTCAGGTTACCTTCACCAATTCATCCGCACCCAACCTGAAACCACACATGGTCCAGCCAAAAGTGGTGCACTTTCTCCAAATCACTCCTACTGTACCAGATTCATCTTTACCATGACCATCGGTGCAAGGCTCGCGCTCCGAGATCTTCACCACACCTGCCAACACAGGCAATTCATCTTCACTCTTCCAA
This window contains:
- the LOC112264967 gene encoding sperm acrosome membrane-associated protein 4-like; the protein is MNRIILSIFAVGLCFSVGQALQCFNCELCIFNVFQTKVTCGADEQCFNGVGKAAHVLEIKTKGCLKMNDCNKVSTTKFPSISNVTVYSVNKTCCSSDLCNAAPGQPRMRILHLALATTFMTKVLV